One Pieris napi chromosome 22, ilPieNapi1.2, whole genome shotgun sequence genomic region harbors:
- the LOC125060587 gene encoding glutathione S-transferase 2-like: MPNVKFFYFPVKALGETVRLLLSYGGQDFEDNRIAMEDWPAFKPSTPFGQMPVLEIDGKSYAQSVAISRYLGRKYGLSGADAEEDLEIDQNVDFVNDIRAKAAAVQYEADAEVKAKKHVEFTKNVYPALLEKLDEVIKKNNGHIAAGKLTWADFVFAGMFDLLKMMLRMPDLEKKYPSFQQVVDAVYSQPKVQAYAKKAPKTEF, translated from the exons ATGCCTAATGTCAAGTTCTTCTACTTCCCCGTTAAGGCTCTCGGTGAGACTGTTCGTCTACTCCTCTCTTATGGTGGCCAGGACTTTGAAGACAACAGAATTGCCATGGAGGACTGGCCTGCGTTTAAGCCAT cGACACCTTTCGGTCAGATGCCGGTACTAGAGATCGATGGTAAGTCTTACGCACAGAGCGTTGCCATCTCTCGGTACCTGGGCCGCAAGTACGGGCTCTCCGGAGCTGACGCTGAAGAGGATCTGGAGATCGACCAGAATGTCGACTTCGTTAATGATATCCGTGCGA AGGCCGCTGCCGTCCAATACGAAGCCGACGCGGAAGTGAAGGCCAAAAAGCACGTGGAATTCACTAAGAACGTTTACCCGGCGTTGCTGGAGAAGCTGGACGAGGTCATCAAGAAGAACAACGGACACATTGCTGCTGGCAAG CTCACCTGGGCAGACTTCGTGTTCGCTGGAATGTTCGACTTATTAAAGATGATGCTCCGAATGCCAGACCTCGAAAAGAAATACCCAAGCTTCCAACAAGTGGTTGACGCGGTGTACTCGCAGCCTAAAGTCCAGGCCTACGCCAAGAAAGCACCTAAaactgaattttaa
- the LOC125060590 gene encoding glutathione S-transferase 2-like, whose translation MHDVKFYYFPVKGLGECVRLLLSYGGQDFEDNRVAVEDWPAFKPSTPFGQMPVLEIDGKAYAQSIDISRYLGRKYGLSGADAEEDLEIDQNVDFVNDIRAKAAAVQYEADAELKARNHAEFSKNVYPVLLEKLDEIIKKNNGHIAAGKLTWADFVFTGMFDYLKMMLRIPDLEKKYPSYQQVIDAVYSQPKIQAYVKKAQQL comes from the exons ATGCATGATGTCAAGTTCTACTACTTCCCCGTTAAGGGTCTCGGTGAATGTGTTCGTCTACTCCTCTCTTATGGTGGCCAGGACTTTGAAGACAACAGAGTTGCCGTGGAGGACTGGCCTGCGTTTAAGCCAT cgACACCTTTTGGTCAGATGCCGGTACTAGAGATCGATGGTAAGGCTTACGCACAGAGCATTGACATCTCCCGGTACCTGGGCCGCAAGTACGGCCTCTCCGGAGCCGATGCTGAAGAGGATCTGGAGATCGACCAGAATGTCGACTTCGTCAATGATATCCGTGCGA aGGCCGCTGCCGTCCAATATGAAGCCGACGCGGAATTAAAGGCCAGAAATCACGCGGAATTCAGTAAGAATGTCTACCCGGTGTTACTTGAGAAACTGGACGAGATCATCAAGAAGAACAACGGACACATTGCTGCTGGCAAG CTCACCTGGGCAGACTTCGTGTTCACTGGAATGTTCGACTACCTAAAGATGATGCTCCGAATTCCAGACCTAGAAAAGAAATACCCAAGCTACCAACAAGTGATTGACGCGGTGTACTCTCAGCCCAAAATCCAGGCGTACGTCAAAAAAgcacaacaattataa